Below is a window of Janthinobacterium lividum DNA.
TCATCATTTTCGCCCTGCTGCCGTGCATCCTGTACATGCTGGAACTGAGCCTGCGTTCCGAAATGTCCTACGCCTACTTCCAGGGCATCGCCTCGCACTGGTTCGTCAAGCTGATCACCTTGGGTCTGGTCTGGGCCTTCCTGCATCACTTCTGCGCCGGCATCCGCCACTTGCTCATGGACGTGCACGTCGCCGCCGAGAAAGAGCCCGCGCGCAATACCGCCAAGTTCGTTCTGGTGATCAGCCTGGTACTGACCGCTCTGGTCGCTTTGAAACTGTTTGGAGTATTTTAATGGCAAACAATAACATCGGACCGAAACGCCTCGTCGTCGGCGCCCATTACGGCTTGCGCGACTGGCTGGCGCAACGCGTCACCGCCCTCGTCATGGTGGCCTACGTCGCCATCCTGCTGATCGCCTTCCTGACCGGCAGCAACTTCAGCTATGAAGGCTGGGCAGGTCTGTTCGCACAGCAATGGTTCAAATTATTCAGCCTGGTGACCTTCGTCGCCCTGTTCTACCACGCCTGGGTCGGTGTACGTAATATCTGG
It encodes the following:
- the sdhC gene encoding succinate dehydrogenase, cytochrome b556 subunit: MAIGAIVSILHRISGIIIFALLPCILYMLELSLRSEMSYAYFQGIASHWFVKLITLGLVWAFLHHFCAGIRHLLMDVHVAAEKEPARNTAKFVLVISLVLTALVALKLFGVF
- the sdhD gene encoding succinate dehydrogenase, hydrophobic membrane anchor protein — translated: MANNNIGPKRLVVGAHYGLRDWLAQRVTALVMVAYVAILLIAFLTGSNFSYEGWAGLFAQQWFKLFSLVTFVALFYHAWVGVRNIWMDYVKSVGLRMTLQIATMLWLIACAGWTVQILWSV